From Xenopus laevis strain J_2021 chromosome 7L, Xenopus_laevis_v10.1, whole genome shotgun sequence, one genomic window encodes:
- the socs3l.L gene encoding suppressor of cytokine signaling 3, producing the protein MTTCLAHPSHRTQWPRWSSLTMVTLRWSCFHRCPCPSSLFAAMNRQAAQLSYHYKSFCGDYERVETALERLEASGYYWSTLSGTEAKKLLSDQPVGSFLIRDSSDHHHLFTLSLRTSAGITNLRIKLEGPSFYLETVAGAETSHMFPCVVKLVEHYMRLTAAGESDSNLCYVEGSDQPVPLMLTQPLNCKVVSLQYLCKRTVVANMPPEASSSGENMEELPVSKMLRNAFRN; encoded by the coding sequence ATGACAACCTGTCTGGCTCATCCTTCTCACAGGACTCAGTGGCCAAGGTGGAGTAGCCTGACGATGGTCACACTTCGCTGGAGTTGCTTTCATCGCTGCCCTTGTCCATCGTCCCTCTTTGCAGCCATGAATCGACAGGCTGCCCAGCTGTCTTACCACTATAAATCGTTCTGTGGGGACTATGAGAGGGTGGAGACTGCTCTTGAAAGACTGGAAGCCAGCGGCTACTACTGGAGCACCTTGTCTGGCACAGAAGCCAAAAAGCTCCTATCTGACCAGCCTGTGGGATCCTTCCTCATTCGTGACTCTTCCGATCATCACCATCTTTTCACCCTCAGCCTTCGCACGTCTGCTGGTATCACAAACCTGCGCATTAAGCTCGAGGGTCCTTCCTTCTATCTGGAGACAGTGGCCGGGGCAGAGACTTCTCACATGTTTCCTTGTGTGGTCAAACTGGTGGAGCATTATATGCGTCTGACAGCGGCAGGAGAATCTGACTCCAACTTGTGCTACGTTGAAGGGAGCGACCAACCCGTTCCTCTCATGCTCACACAGCCGCTGAATTGCAAAGTGGTTTCCCTTCAGTATTTATGTAAAAGGACAGTGGTAGCCAACATGCCACCTGAAGCTTCTTCTTCAGGAGAAAACATGGAGGAGCTACCGGTGTCTAAAATGCTCAGAAACGCCTTTAGAAACTAG